A genomic window from Methylorubrum extorquens includes:
- a CDS encoding efflux RND transporter permease subunit, with translation MISSVLNFSVRQRYLVVLLSLLAAGFGAFSLTKLPIDAVPDITNNQVQINTTAPSLSPSDIERQVTFAIETSLAGIKGLEYTRSLSRNGFSQVTAVFSEATDVYFARQQVAERLREAEAAMPSGTEPRMGPISTGLGEIYMWSVHYAKPGERKLARVGKPGWQSDGSYLTPEGQRLSTELERTAYLRTVQDWIIRPQVRTVPGVAGVDGIGGFEKQYHVQPDPMRLTALDLSFVDIGRALEANNANQGARYLEDNGEGYVVRAAGRLESMEDIGSVVVTTRGGVPVRISDIAEVRIGRDLRTGSGSEDGQEVVIGTALMLIGENSRTVAAAVDARMGEIRRTLPPGVEVRTVLNRTVLVEATIRTVAKNLAEGAALVIVVLFLLLGNIRAAIVTALVIPVAMLMTMTGMVQGRISANLMSLGALDFGLIVDGAVIIAENALRHVAERQAQLGRKLDLNERLATVRASAEEMIKPSLYGQAIIILVYVPLLTFTGVEGKMFEPMALTVIIALIAAFVLSLTFVPAMIAIVITGKVTETDNLFVRAIKAAYRPVLGAALRVPMLFVAVALVLLVGAGFLFKGLGQEFIPQLDEKSIALNAQRIPSTSLSQSQAMQLKIEQAIGRFPQVAYVFSKTGTAEVASDPMPPSSSDTFVILKPQAEWPDPGLPKAELQEEIEKELGGLAGNVYEFSQPIQLRFNELLAGTRGDLAVKVFGDELGPMTAAANQVAAILRGVEGADDVKVEQTAGLPFLDIKINKREAARLGLSTSAIQEVIGAAIGGRESGAVFEGDRRFPIVVRLNDKVREDREALENIPVPLPPGPNGRTASVLLKQVASFSVTEGPNQISRENGRRRVVVTANVRGRDIGSLVAEAQAKVASDISLPTGYYVTWGGQFENLASARQRLMVVVPVCFFLIFLLLFSALNSARDALLVFSAVPLALTGGIAALWLRGMPFSVPAAVGFIALSGVAVLNGLVMLTYVKQLIAEGRPRREAIMEGAMTRLRPVAMTALVASLGFVPMALATETGAEIQRPLATVVIGGLISATLLTLVVLPALYARFAGAVAPERKDQPMSVQPHLRAAE, from the coding sequence ATGATTTCCTCCGTACTCAACTTCTCCGTCCGGCAACGTTACCTCGTGGTGCTCCTGTCGCTCCTGGCGGCCGGTTTCGGCGCGTTCTCGCTGACCAAACTGCCCATCGACGCCGTTCCCGACATCACCAACAACCAAGTTCAGATCAACACGACGGCGCCGTCCCTGAGCCCCTCGGACATCGAGCGGCAGGTCACGTTCGCCATCGAGACCTCGCTCGCGGGCATCAAGGGCCTGGAATACACCCGCTCGCTCTCCCGGAACGGGTTCTCCCAGGTCACCGCCGTCTTCTCGGAGGCGACCGACGTCTACTTCGCTCGCCAGCAGGTCGCCGAGCGCCTGCGGGAGGCCGAGGCCGCGATGCCGTCCGGGACCGAGCCGCGCATGGGGCCGATCTCCACGGGCCTCGGCGAGATCTACATGTGGTCGGTGCATTACGCGAAGCCCGGGGAGCGCAAGCTCGCCCGCGTGGGCAAGCCCGGTTGGCAATCCGACGGGAGCTACCTGACCCCCGAGGGCCAGAGGCTCTCAACGGAGCTCGAACGCACGGCCTACCTGCGAACGGTCCAGGATTGGATCATCCGTCCCCAGGTGAGGACCGTCCCTGGTGTGGCCGGCGTCGACGGCATCGGCGGCTTCGAGAAGCAGTACCACGTCCAGCCGGACCCGATGCGACTGACGGCCCTTGACCTGTCGTTTGTCGACATCGGCCGGGCACTGGAGGCCAACAACGCAAATCAGGGCGCGCGCTACCTGGAGGACAACGGCGAGGGCTACGTCGTACGCGCCGCGGGGCGCCTTGAGAGCATGGAGGACATCGGTTCGGTTGTCGTGACCACGCGCGGCGGCGTGCCCGTGCGCATCTCCGACATCGCCGAGGTCCGCATCGGACGCGACCTACGAACCGGTTCGGGCAGCGAGGACGGGCAGGAGGTCGTCATCGGCACCGCCCTGATGCTCATCGGCGAGAACAGCCGTACCGTGGCCGCCGCCGTCGACGCCCGCATGGGCGAGATACGGCGTACGCTACCGCCCGGCGTCGAGGTCCGGACCGTCCTTAACCGCACCGTCCTCGTCGAGGCCACCATCCGGACGGTGGCGAAGAACCTGGCCGAGGGCGCCGCCCTCGTCATCGTCGTACTGTTCCTGCTGCTCGGCAACATCCGCGCGGCCATCGTCACGGCCCTGGTCATCCCGGTGGCGATGCTGATGACCATGACCGGCATGGTCCAGGGGCGCATCAGCGCCAACCTGATGAGCCTCGGCGCCCTCGACTTCGGCCTCATCGTCGACGGCGCCGTCATTATCGCGGAGAACGCCTTGAGGCACGTAGCCGAGAGGCAGGCCCAACTCGGGCGCAAGCTCGACCTGAATGAGCGCCTCGCCACCGTCCGGGCCTCGGCCGAGGAAATGATCAAGCCGTCCCTGTACGGGCAGGCCATCATCATCCTCGTCTACGTGCCGCTCCTGACCTTCACAGGGGTCGAGGGTAAGATGTTCGAGCCGATGGCGCTCACCGTCATCATCGCCCTGATCGCGGCCTTCGTCCTGTCGCTGACCTTCGTACCGGCGATGATCGCCATCGTCATCACCGGCAAGGTCACTGAGACCGACAACCTCTTCGTCCGTGCGATCAAGGCCGCTTACCGCCCGGTCCTCGGGGCCGCCCTGCGCGTGCCCATGCTGTTCGTTGCGGTCGCGCTCGTCCTGCTCGTGGGCGCCGGGTTCCTGTTCAAGGGGCTGGGCCAAGAGTTCATCCCGCAGCTCGACGAGAAGAGCATCGCGCTCAACGCCCAGCGCATCCCCTCGACCTCGCTGAGCCAGTCCCAGGCGATGCAGTTGAAGATCGAGCAAGCCATCGGACGATTCCCCCAGGTCGCCTACGTCTTCTCCAAAACCGGCACCGCGGAGGTCGCCTCGGACCCGATGCCGCCGAGCTCGTCGGACACCTTCGTCATCCTCAAGCCGCAGGCCGAATGGCCAGACCCCGGCCTGCCGAAGGCCGAGCTGCAGGAGGAGATCGAGAAGGAATTGGGGGGCCTTGCAGGCAACGTCTACGAGTTCTCCCAGCCGATCCAGCTTCGTTTCAACGAACTCTTGGCCGGTACGCGAGGCGACCTCGCCGTGAAGGTCTTCGGCGACGAGCTTGGCCCGATGACCGCGGCCGCGAACCAAGTCGCCGCGATCCTGCGGGGTGTCGAGGGTGCCGATGACGTGAAGGTCGAGCAGACGGCAGGACTGCCGTTCCTGGACATCAAGATCAACAAGCGGGAAGCCGCGCGCCTCGGCTTGAGCACCTCGGCCATCCAGGAGGTCATTGGGGCGGCCATCGGCGGCCGCGAGTCCGGCGCCGTCTTCGAGGGCGACCGGCGCTTCCCCATCGTAGTGCGCCTGAACGACAAGGTGCGCGAGGACCGCGAGGCCCTGGAGAACATCCCGGTCCCGTTGCCTCCCGGGCCGAACGGGCGCACCGCGTCCGTTCTCCTGAAGCAGGTGGCGAGCTTCTCGGTGACGGAGGGCCCGAACCAAATCTCGCGGGAGAACGGGCGGCGTCGGGTCGTGGTCACCGCCAACGTGCGCGGTCGCGATATCGGCTCGCTCGTCGCCGAGGCACAGGCCAAGGTCGCGTCCGATATATCGCTACCCACCGGGTATTACGTGACCTGGGGCGGGCAGTTCGAGAACCTTGCTTCCGCCCGACAGCGCCTGATGGTGGTCGTTCCCGTATGCTTCTTCCTGATCTTCCTGCTGCTGTTCTCGGCCCTGAACTCGGCCCGCGACGCCCTGCTGGTGTTCAGCGCCGTGCCCCTGGCGCTGACCGGCGGCATCGCGGCCCTGTGGCTGCGCGGGATGCCGTTCTCCGTGCCAGCTGCCGTCGGGTTCATCGCCCTGTCCGGGGTGGCAGTGCTTAACGGCCTGGTGATGCTGACGTACGTCAAGCAACTCATCGCCGAGGGTCGTCCGCGGCGCGAGGCCATCATGGAGGGCGCCATGACCCGGCTACGTCCGGTGGCGATGACCGCCCTGGTGGCGTCCCTCGGGTTCGTGCCGATGGCTTTGGCGACCGAAACCGGTGCCGAGATCCAGCGTCCCCTGGCGACCGTAGTCATCGGCGGCCTTATCTCGGCGACCCTGCTGACCCTCGTCGTCCTGCCGGCCCTCTATGCCAGGTTCGCCGGTGCGGTCGCCCCCGAAAGAAAGGATCAGCCCATGTCGGTCCAACCACATCTCCGCGCCGCCGAGTAG
- a CDS encoding efflux RND transporter periplasmic adaptor subunit has protein sequence MRAFLSVAFLALGIAIGGAFPRVSETVQGALAAAGLSTAGKTPATHVALTRPPASKADDDDDQEHAKGEPKPAGEPKPAGEPKPAGERKHSDDEGNPEPGGHKHAEGGAHGHDEEGEGKIRMTAEQAERQDIKLAKVEGGVLSRHLLVPGTIAQDADRIARVPARVAGTVAEMRKRLGEDVAKGEVVAVLDSREVAEAKSDFLTATVKADLEKTNFDRQKALWDKRISAESAFLNARAAYSEATLRIDLSRQKLSALGLNATEVAAAAKKDETTPNLSTLRRYELRSPLAGRIVERKVDVGTKVGSEGDPADVYTVADLSSLWIEISVPTTELSKVREGARVTIVGGEETPRPEGKVVFVSPILNPETRSARVIVALPNKDMAWRPGTFVTTEIEIAQDKVEVRLPKSAIQNIGAEKVVFVRTEEGFSKREVTIGKADDDAYEILSGLEPGDEVAVANSFVLKAELGKAEAGDDD, from the coding sequence ATGCGTGCATTCCTGTCCGTGGCCTTCCTGGCCCTCGGCATCGCCATCGGCGGTGCTTTCCCCCGCGTGTCCGAGACCGTGCAGGGGGCGCTGGCCGCAGCCGGCCTCTCGACCGCGGGCAAGACGCCGGCGACCCATGTGGCTTTGACCAGGCCACCGGCCTCCAAGGCGGATGATGACGACGACCAAGAGCACGCCAAGGGCGAGCCCAAGCCTGCCGGCGAGCCCAAGCCTGCCGGCGAGCCCAAGCCTGCCGGCGAGCGGAAGCATTCGGACGACGAAGGCAATCCCGAGCCCGGAGGCCACAAACACGCCGAGGGCGGGGCGCACGGCCACGACGAGGAGGGCGAGGGCAAGATCAGGATGACCGCCGAGCAGGCCGAGCGGCAGGACATCAAGCTGGCCAAGGTCGAGGGCGGCGTCCTCTCGCGTCACCTTCTCGTGCCCGGCACCATCGCCCAGGACGCCGACCGCATCGCCCGCGTGCCTGCGCGGGTCGCCGGCACCGTTGCGGAGATGCGCAAGCGCCTCGGCGAGGACGTCGCCAAGGGCGAGGTCGTCGCCGTCCTCGACAGCCGCGAGGTCGCCGAGGCAAAAAGCGACTTCCTCACCGCGACGGTCAAGGCGGACTTGGAGAAGACCAACTTCGACCGCCAGAAGGCTCTCTGGGACAAGCGGATCTCGGCGGAATCGGCGTTCCTGAACGCGAGGGCCGCCTACTCCGAGGCAACCCTGCGCATCGACCTCTCCCGCCAGAAGCTGTCGGCCTTGGGGCTGAACGCGACCGAGGTCGCCGCCGCGGCCAAGAAGGACGAGACCACCCCGAACCTGTCGACCCTGCGCCGTTACGAACTGCGCTCGCCCCTCGCCGGTCGGATCGTGGAACGCAAGGTCGACGTCGGCACGAAGGTGGGCAGCGAGGGCGACCCGGCCGACGTCTACACGGTCGCCGACCTCTCCTCGCTGTGGATCGAGATTTCCGTTCCCACCACCGAGCTATCGAAGGTCCGCGAGGGAGCCAGGGTGACCATCGTCGGCGGCGAGGAGACCCCACGCCCCGAGGGCAAGGTCGTCTTCGTCAGCCCGATCCTCAACCCCGAGACGCGCTCGGCCCGGGTCATCGTCGCCCTGCCCAACAAGGACATGGCCTGGCGCCCGGGCACCTTCGTCACGACCGAGATCGAGATCGCACAGGACAAGGTCGAGGTTCGCCTGCCGAAGTCAGCCATCCAGAACATTGGGGCTGAGAAGGTCGTGTTCGTCCGGACCGAGGAGGGCTTCTCGAAGCGGGAGGTGACCATCGGGAAGGCGGACGACGACGCCTACGAGATCCTGTCCGGGCTGGAGCCCGGCGACGAGGTGGCGGTGGCCAACTCCTTCGTCCTCAAGGCCGAGCTCGGCAAGGCCGAAGCCGGCGACGACGATTGA
- a CDS encoding L,D-transpeptidase family protein, with product MLKKIMLGLALLLALSVCQDGRYAGSTRHFAPIPPATLALMSTVGVSPSDPILMRAYKKESEIELWKRGADGRYILLKTYPMCRWSGQLGPKTREGDRQAPEGFYAITPESMNPNSSLYLSFNLGYPNAYDRSLGRTGTHLMVHGSCSSQGCFAMTDEAISELYAVVREAFAGGQRAVQFQSYPFRMTPENLARHRVDPNMAFWKNIKEGADRFEVTKAEPVVEVSGGRYVFDANGDGPTADAVARKQADDERQVAALVANGTPAVRLVYEDGGQHRAFRETMMAAGYGLGEVSRPEALAAGPREVAMPAQGPGATVGKREPVRSTAAPKLPGTGVTEAERRRLLETFAAAGDGRK from the coding sequence ATGCTGAAGAAGATCATGCTTGGGTTGGCGCTCCTGCTGGCGCTGTCCGTCTGCCAGGATGGACGGTACGCGGGCTCCACACGCCACTTCGCGCCGATCCCGCCGGCGACCCTGGCGCTGATGTCGACGGTGGGGGTGTCTCCCAGCGACCCGATCCTGATGCGAGCCTACAAGAAGGAGTCCGAGATCGAGCTCTGGAAGCGTGGCGCAGACGGCAGGTACATCTTGCTGAAGACGTATCCGATGTGCCGGTGGTCAGGTCAGCTCGGGCCCAAGACACGTGAGGGCGACCGACAGGCCCCGGAGGGCTTCTACGCGATCACGCCGGAATCCATGAACCCGAATTCCAGCCTCTACCTCTCGTTCAACCTCGGCTACCCGAACGCGTACGACCGCTCCCTGGGACGCACCGGTACGCACCTGATGGTCCACGGCTCCTGCTCGTCCCAGGGCTGCTTCGCGATGACGGACGAGGCGATCTCGGAGCTCTATGCCGTGGTTCGCGAGGCGTTCGCTGGCGGCCAGCGTGCCGTCCAGTTCCAGTCCTACCCGTTCCGCATGACCCCGGAGAACCTGGCCCGACACCGGGTGGACCCGAACATGGCCTTCTGGAAGAACATCAAGGAAGGCGCCGACCGGTTCGAGGTCACGAAGGCCGAACCGGTCGTCGAGGTATCGGGCGGGCGCTACGTCTTCGATGCGAACGGCGACGGCCCCACCGCCGACGCGGTCGCACGGAAGCAGGCGGACGACGAGCGGCAGGTCGCTGCCCTGGTGGCGAACGGAACGCCGGCCGTCCGCCTGGTGTACGAGGACGGCGGTCAGCACCGGGCATTCCGCGAGACCATGATGGCGGCCGGATACGGTCTTGGCGAGGTTAGCCGCCCCGAAGCCCTGGCGGCAGGGCCGCGCGAAGTCGCGATGCCCGCTCAGGGGCCGGGCGCCACCGTCGGAAAGCGTGAGCCAGTGCGGAGCACGGCGGCACCCAAGCTTCCGGGGACCGGCGTGACGGAGGCGGAACGTCGGCGCCTGCTTGAGACCTTCGCCGCGGCTGGGGACGGGCGGAAGTGA
- a CDS encoding MerR family transcriptional regulator: MTIGDLAAATDTSVETVRWYEKVKLLPAPARSAGNYRLYGREHLRRLSFIRRGRDLGFTVDQIRELLALADDRDRSCAEVDTIARSHLAQVERKLSDLTRLAQELRDVIGQCGCGSVADCRIIEALSPHGEPS; encoded by the coding sequence ATGACCATCGGCGACCTCGCTGCGGCGACCGATACAAGCGTCGAGACGGTTCGCTGGTACGAGAAGGTCAAGCTCCTGCCGGCCCCGGCCCGGTCGGCGGGCAACTACCGTCTTTACGGTCGTGAGCACCTACGCCGCCTGAGCTTCATCCGGCGTGGGCGGGATCTGGGCTTCACGGTCGATCAGATCCGGGAGCTCCTTGCCCTTGCCGATGACAGAGACCGATCCTGCGCCGAGGTCGACACCATCGCCCGCTCTCATCTCGCCCAGGTCGAGCGCAAGCTCTCCGACCTGACCCGGCTCGCCCAGGAATTGCGCGACGTCATCGGTCAGTGCGGGTGTGGCTCGGTCGCCGACTGTCGCATCATCGAAGCCTTGTCCCCCCATGGCGAGCCGTCCTGA
- the lspA gene encoding signal peptidase II — translation MVAAAAIDLAAKAAAEAWLDEGSVRGFLPFVDLTMSFNHGISFSLFPARDPSSLTLLLGIQGTLTCLIAVWAVAAGSGLERLGLAMMAGGAAGNLIDRFVDGAVTDYLDLHTGGMRWFTFNLADAWISLGVVLLLVDGFRARRRHSDAGGLTS, via the coding sequence ATGGTGGCCGCCGCTGCCATCGACCTTGCCGCGAAGGCGGCGGCCGAGGCTTGGCTGGACGAGGGTAGTGTCCGGGGCTTCCTGCCCTTCGTCGACCTGACCATGTCGTTCAACCACGGCATCAGCTTCAGCCTGTTCCCGGCACGCGATCCATCGTCCCTGACCCTTCTCCTCGGCATCCAGGGCACGCTCACCTGCCTCATTGCCGTCTGGGCGGTGGCGGCGGGAAGCGGGCTCGAACGCCTCGGGCTCGCCATGATGGCCGGCGGCGCCGCGGGAAATCTCATCGACCGGTTCGTGGACGGGGCCGTCACCGACTACCTCGACTTGCACACGGGCGGCATGCGCTGGTTCACCTTCAACCTGGCGGATGCCTGGATCTCCCTGGGCGTCGTCCTGCTGCTCGTCGACGGCTTCCGAGCGCGCCGGCGGCATTCAGATGCCGGAGGATTGACCTCATGA
- a CDS encoding heavy metal translocating P-type ATPase — protein MPGTGTIEDIPTAALRYRVKGMDCPSCASKIETAVTRLPGVGDVRVNYTAQVLDLTLNEAATPRAVLEERITGLGYGVATLPTAADLARAHATGAEIPAIEDEKAEPPVWRSRKGLLALAIAILFALGFLIDRVRPELVGEYAYWPGALLGLAFYGRRAIAAARNGSPFSIEMLMSVATVGALAIHAAEEAAVVVLLFTVGEMLEGFAAGRSRAGIKALVGLVPKTARLIEEDGVVREVPAAALLIGQTVLVRPGDRVPADGEVTDGSSSLDESPITGESVPRPKEVGDAVYAGSVNADGALQVRVTRMPSDNTVARILHMVEEAQASKSPTARFIDRFSAVYTPVAFAIAALAALGPPLLLGADWGTWIYRGLALLLIACPCALVLSTPAAIASGLAAGARRGLLVKGGAALETIGRVRTVAFDKTGTLTVGQPLVTDVLPFAPDMTDRAMLGLAAAVEAGSSHPIARAILERTEADGIPLRPVRDARAVPGKAVQATVAGRTVVVASPRHAATLASLSPEAEATVQALEEAGKTAVIVVRDGEALGAIAVRDEPRKDAAVGIASLRGLGVECVMLTGDNRRTGEAIAKGLGLSVRADLLPADKLAEIGALKELGTVAMVGDGINDAPALAAANVGIAMGGGTDAALETADAAVLNDRVADVAALVALSRATLGNIHQNVAISLGLKAVFLVTTLAGVTGLWPAILADTGATVLVTANALRLLRA, from the coding sequence ATGCCTGGGACAGGAACCATCGAGGATATCCCCACAGCCGCCCTGCGCTACCGCGTGAAGGGCATGGATTGCCCAAGCTGCGCGTCCAAGATCGAGACGGCCGTGACCCGGCTGCCGGGCGTCGGGGACGTACGCGTGAACTACACGGCCCAGGTCCTCGACCTCACCCTCAACGAGGCCGCCACGCCCCGGGCGGTCCTGGAGGAGAGGATCACCGGGCTTGGTTACGGCGTCGCCACCCTACCCACGGCCGCGGACCTTGCACGCGCGCACGCGACCGGGGCCGAGATCCCCGCCATTGAGGACGAGAAGGCGGAGCCGCCGGTCTGGCGAAGTCGCAAGGGGCTGCTCGCCCTGGCCATCGCAATCCTGTTCGCCTTGGGCTTCCTGATCGACCGGGTCCGTCCGGAGTTGGTCGGCGAGTACGCCTACTGGCCCGGCGCGCTCCTTGGGCTCGCCTTCTACGGACGCCGGGCCATCGCCGCGGCGCGCAACGGCTCGCCGTTCTCCATCGAGATGCTGATGTCGGTTGCGACCGTAGGAGCTCTGGCCATCCATGCCGCGGAGGAAGCCGCTGTCGTGGTCCTCCTCTTCACCGTTGGCGAGATGCTCGAAGGCTTCGCGGCTGGCCGGTCCCGGGCCGGCATCAAGGCGCTGGTTGGACTGGTGCCGAAGACGGCGCGCCTCATCGAGGAGGACGGCGTCGTGCGCGAGGTACCGGCCGCCGCCTTGCTGATCGGCCAGACCGTGCTGGTCCGTCCCGGCGACCGGGTCCCCGCCGACGGCGAGGTCACGGACGGCTCATCGAGCCTCGACGAGTCCCCCATCACGGGTGAATCCGTGCCTCGGCCGAAGGAGGTCGGTGACGCGGTCTACGCCGGCAGCGTCAACGCTGACGGTGCCCTGCAGGTCAGGGTCACCCGGATGCCGTCCGACAACACCGTCGCCCGCATCCTCCACATGGTCGAGGAGGCGCAGGCGTCGAAGTCGCCAACCGCCCGGTTCATCGACCGCTTCAGCGCCGTATACACCCCGGTCGCCTTTGCCATCGCCGCCCTGGCGGCGCTCGGTCCGCCGCTGCTGCTTGGAGCCGACTGGGGCACCTGGATCTATCGCGGGCTGGCGCTGCTTCTCATCGCCTGCCCCTGCGCCCTGGTGCTCTCGACCCCCGCCGCCATCGCCTCGGGGCTGGCCGCCGGTGCGCGCCGCGGACTCCTGGTGAAGGGCGGCGCTGCCCTGGAGACCATCGGTCGGGTGCGTACGGTCGCCTTCGACAAGACGGGGACGCTGACGGTCGGTCAGCCGCTCGTCACGGATGTCCTGCCGTTCGCCCCCGACATGACGGACCGCGCCATGCTTGGTCTGGCGGCGGCTGTGGAGGCTGGGTCGAGCCACCCCATCGCTCGTGCGATCCTCGAACGTACGGAGGCGGACGGCATCCCTCTGCGCCCAGTGCGCGATGCCCGCGCGGTTCCCGGCAAGGCCGTCCAGGCCACGGTCGCCGGTCGCACGGTCGTGGTGGCATCCCCGCGCCACGCCGCGACGCTGGCCAGCCTCTCGCCGGAAGCGGAAGCGACGGTGCAGGCCCTGGAGGAGGCGGGCAAGACCGCCGTCATCGTGGTCAGGGACGGCGAGGCCCTCGGTGCCATCGCGGTCCGGGACGAGCCCCGTAAGGACGCGGCCGTCGGCATCGCGTCCCTGCGCGGGCTCGGCGTCGAATGCGTGATGCTGACGGGCGACAACAGGCGCACGGGCGAGGCCATCGCCAAGGGCCTGGGGCTATCGGTCCGGGCGGATCTCCTCCCTGCGGACAAGCTCGCCGAGATTGGGGCCCTGAAGGAGCTTGGCACCGTCGCCATGGTCGGCGACGGCATCAACGACGCCCCCGCGCTTGCAGCTGCCAACGTCGGCATCGCCATGGGCGGCGGCACCGACGCGGCGCTGGAGACGGCTGATGCCGCTGTCCTCAACGACCGGGTGGCCGACGTGGCGGCGCTCGTCGCGCTATCCCGGGCGACGCTCGGCAACATCCACCAGAACGTGGCCATCTCGCTTGGGCTGAAGGCGGTGTTCCTCGTCACCACACTTGCGGGCGTCACCGGGCTTTGGCCTGCCATCCTGGCGGATACCGGCGCGACCGTCCTGGTGACGGCCAACGCGCTCCGCCTCCTAAGGGCATGA
- a CDS encoding lysozyme encodes MFAWLNRKPAIAGASAIPDVRADVRKPGRGPSRTKRNATLGAACISVVGTFEGLRQTAYPDPATRGKPWTVCYGETAGVKPGDSYSVAECKAMLATSLEKYAVAVEGCVTSAITDGAYAAYVSLAYNIGTNGFCKSSVARLANAGQPRAACDAILRFNRAGGVVSPA; translated from the coding sequence ATGTTCGCCTGGCTCAACCGCAAGCCGGCCATCGCCGGCGCGTCCGCGATCCCGGACGTCCGCGCCGACGTCCGCAAGCCCGGACGCGGACCGTCCCGCACGAAGCGGAACGCCACCCTCGGCGCCGCCTGCATCAGCGTGGTCGGCACCTTCGAGGGCCTGCGCCAGACGGCCTATCCCGATCCGGCCACGCGCGGGAAGCCTTGGACCGTCTGCTACGGCGAGACGGCCGGGGTGAAGCCGGGCGACAGCTACTCGGTGGCCGAGTGCAAGGCGATGCTGGCGACGTCGCTGGAGAAGTACGCCGTGGCCGTCGAGGGGTGCGTCACGTCCGCGATCACGGACGGCGCGTACGCCGCCTACGTGAGCCTCGCCTACAACATCGGCACGAACGGGTTCTGCAAGAGCTCGGTCGCCCGCCTCGCGAACGCCGGCCAGCCTCGCGCCGCCTGCGACGCCATCCTCCGCTTCAACCGCGCCGGCGGCGTCGTCTCCCCGGCCTGA
- a CDS encoding HigA family addiction module antitoxin gives MTTQEAWTPQWATHPGEHLEEYIQERGWSQAEFARIADMTPKLVSTIINGSNPVTPETALKLEHVLGLKAYIWTGLQANWDLFQARLREQEAAVREAEWLKGFPIRELKACGRLPQTNDLGRIMDGLLSLLGIGGPHAYEAKLGSLAVHHRKARTGTTSPHHMLCWLMLGEEKARRLSLPAYDPGRFKQGCAEIRSLTVARPETFEPRMLEICHASGVALVFQKPLSKTCVFGSARWLNDERPLIQMSLRMKSNDHFWWTFFHEAAHISLHRGMNFVDDKNGEDNDVEAEADAWAEEMLVGRERIDAFATTCPRTKQEVVAFADEVGLHPGIVLGMLQHRRVVPFSHMNDLKARLGWADEVAAA, from the coding sequence ATGACGACGCAGGAAGCCTGGACGCCGCAATGGGCGACCCATCCCGGCGAACACCTCGAAGAGTACATCCAGGAGCGCGGCTGGTCCCAGGCCGAGTTCGCCCGCATTGCCGACATGACGCCCAAGCTCGTCAGCACGATCATTAACGGCTCCAACCCGGTCACTCCCGAGACTGCACTGAAGCTGGAGCACGTGCTCGGCCTCAAGGCCTACATCTGGACCGGCCTCCAGGCGAACTGGGACCTGTTTCAGGCACGGCTGCGGGAGCAGGAGGCGGCCGTGCGAGAGGCCGAATGGCTCAAGGGGTTCCCTATCCGGGAACTGAAGGCCTGCGGTCGCCTTCCCCAGACCAACGACCTCGGCAGGATCATGGACGGGCTGCTGAGCCTCCTCGGGATCGGGGGACCCCACGCCTACGAGGCGAAGCTCGGTTCCCTGGCCGTGCACCACCGCAAGGCGAGGACCGGCACCACCTCGCCTCACCACATGCTGTGCTGGCTGATGCTGGGCGAGGAGAAGGCGCGCCGGCTCAGCCTGCCTGCCTACGATCCGGGGCGGTTCAAGCAGGGATGCGCAGAGATCCGTTCGCTGACCGTGGCAAGGCCTGAGACCTTCGAGCCGCGCATGCTCGAAATCTGCCATGCGTCCGGCGTCGCCCTGGTGTTCCAGAAGCCCCTAAGCAAGACCTGCGTCTTCGGGTCGGCGCGGTGGCTGAACGACGAGCGTCCCCTGATCCAGATGTCGCTGCGCATGAAGAGCAACGACCATTTCTGGTGGACCTTTTTCCACGAGGCAGCGCACATCAGCCTGCATCGAGGAATGAATTTCGTCGACGACAAGAACGGCGAAGACAACGACGTCGAGGCCGAGGCGGATGCCTGGGCCGAGGAGATGCTGGTCGGGCGCGAGCGGATCGACGCTTTCGCCACCACGTGCCCGCGGACGAAACAGGAGGTGGTGGCCTTCGCCGACGAGGTCGGGCTTCATCCGGGCATCGTGCTCGGGATGCTGCAGCATCGTCGCGTCGTTCCCTTCAGCCACATGAACGACCTCAAGGCGCGCCTGGGATGGGCGGACGAGGTCGCCGCGGCCTGA
- a CDS encoding DUF2171 domain-containing protein codes for MVEPTDITAHMEVLSADGLHVGTVDHMEGDQLIKLTRTDPAAHGRHHLLPLAWVDHVDERVHLTATAADVRAQWEDDGGTPGK; via the coding sequence ATGGTCGAGCCGACGGACATCACGGCGCACATGGAGGTCCTGTCCGCGGACGGGCTCCATGTTGGAACGGTCGACCACATGGAGGGCGACCAGCTCATCAAGCTGACGCGGACGGACCCGGCCGCCCATGGTCGGCACCACCTGCTTCCCCTGGCCTGGGTCGACCATGTCGACGAGCGCGTTCACCTCACGGCCACGGCCGCCGATGTCAGGGCCCAGTGGGAAGATGACGGCGGCACGCCGGGCAAGTAG